The Coffea arabica cultivar ET-39 chromosome 3c, Coffea Arabica ET-39 HiFi, whole genome shotgun sequence genome contains a region encoding:
- the LOC113735108 gene encoding uncharacterized protein — protein MASLIPHMVKRLWHEWNLRAAVLISLFFQMVLISLATLRKRTGSRIVNAIIWSVYLLADWLAAFAVGLISNGQSNGNPDKFRVNEDLAAFWAPFLLLHLGGPDNITAFSLEDNELWIRHLLGLVIQLVAVAYVFAHSIKNVLSVPTILLFLAGAIKYAERTRALYLGCLGNFKASMLPMPDAGPNYVQLMEEYSSRKAADVPVRIKIENEPERGSQTSEIPDWTTEEITHLEVVQKGYEFFTNFRGLIVDHMFSFHERNQSRSFFSRRATHDAFRVMEVELNFMYDSLYTKMAVVHGYIGFVFRFICSVLIVLSFVEFESHRSPEINHFDVTVTYILLYGAVGLDLVALIKVIFSDWTVVGLKTGRVKRIVSEVRDKLSFHRRWSNTISQHNLINFCLNQRWRWLDIAAETVGLKAFLDEMKYKKDFVIPDNLKVFIFEELKDKARKAETNKDAKEIYSARGQRALSGYIRSRSDTISSSVGEEVDYDESLLLWHIATELCYSTSSNAENSSREFCKLISDYMLYLLVMRPTMMSAVAGIGQIRFQDTCEEAKKFFSRWKTESRPSISTALYICSKLNIYVAAKNTPHARESSSATTRQSAACKKLLNVDTEVKPIYVKGDRSKSVLFDACRLAKELRKLKDDQTWEMMSKVWVELLSYAASHCRANAHAQELSKGGELITFVWLLMAHFGLGEQFRIEAGHARAKLIVEK, from the coding sequence ATGGCCTCCCTCATCCCTCACATGGTAAAGAGGCTGTGGCATGAGTGGAATCTTCGCGCTGCAGTCCTTATTAGTCTTTTCTTCCAAATGGTGTTAATATCCTTAGCAACATTGCGGAAACGAACAGGAAGCAGAATAGTGAATGCCATAATATGGTCTGTTTATCTGCTTGCCGATTGGCTTGCTGCTTTTGCTGTTGGACTTATCTCTAATGGCCAAAGTAATGGCAATCCTGATAAATTCAGAGTAAATGAAGATCTTGCGGCATTTTGGGCTCCATTTTTATTGTTACATCTTGGTGGCCCTGATAACATCACTGCTTTCTCCCTTGAAGATAATGAGTTGTGGATCCGGCATCTGCTTGGGCTTGTCATTCAGCTTGTTGCTGTTGCTTACGTCTTTGCCCACTCCATCAAGAATGTACTCTCAGTTCCAACAATACTCTTGTTTTTAGCTGGAGCTATTAAATATGCTGAGCGAACTCGTGCTCTATATTTAGGTTGCTTGGGTAATTTCAAGGCTTCTATGCTTCCAATGCCAGATGCTGGACCAAATTATGTTCAGCTTATGGAGGAGTACTCATCTAGGAAAGCTGCTGATGTTCCGGTTAGGATAAAAATAGAGAACGAACCTGAGAGAGGCTCTCAGACTTCTGAAATTCCAGATTGGACTACTGAAGAAATAACTCACCTAGAAGTTGTGCAGAAGGGGTATGAATTTTTCACCAATTTTAGGGGGCTGATTGTTGACCATATGTTTAGCTTCCATGAACGTAATCAAAGCAGAAGCTTCTTCTCCCGAAGGGCTACCCATGATGCTTTCAGAGTGATGGAGGTGGAGCTCAATTTCATGTATGATTCTCTCTACACTAAGATGGCTGTGGTACACGGTTACATAGGTTTTGTTTTCCGTTTCATCTGCTCTGTACTTATAGTGCTTTCTTTTGTGGAATTTGAATCACATCGTAGTCCTGAGATCAATCATTTTGATGTTACTGTTACCTACATTTTGCTTTATGGTGCTGTTGGCTTGGATCTTGTGGCTTTGATTAAGGTCATTTTCTCTGACTGGACTGTAGTTGGGCTTAAGACTGGCAGAGTTAAACGAATTGTATCTGAGGTCCGTGACAAGCTGTCATTTCATCGAAGGTGGTCTAATACAATCTCGCAGCATAACTTGATCAATTTTTGCCTGAATCAGCGGTGGAGATGGTTAGATATTGCAGCTGAAACCGTTGGACTCAAGGCATTTCttgatgaaatgaaatacaaaaaGGACTTTGTCATTCCGGATAATTTGAAAGTATTTATCTTTGAAGAGCTCAAGGATAAAGCTCGTAAGGCAGAAACCAATAAAGATGCCAAAGAAATATACTCGGCAAGAGGTCAACGGGCTCTGTCAGGTTACATTCGCAGCAGATCTGACACCATCTCATCAAGTGTAGGTGAGGAAGTTGATTATGATGAAAGCCTGTTGCTGTGGCATATTGCCACTGAGCTATGCTATTCCACAAGTTCTAATGCTGAAAATTCCAGTCGTGAATTTTGCAAGCTTATATCTGATTATATGTTGTATCTCTTGGTTATGCGGCCTACAATGATGTCTGCCGTTGCTGGCATTGGACAGATTCGATTTCAGGACACGTGTGAAGAAGCTAAGAAGTTTTTCAGCAGGTGGAAGACAGAATCAAGGCCATCAATTTCAACAGCCTTGTATATCTGCTCGAAATTGAACATCTACGTCGCAGCCAAGAATACACCCCATGCAAGAGAGTCAAGTTCAGCAACAACCCGACAAAGTGCTGCATGTAAAAAGCTACTTAATGTAGATACAGAGGTTAAACCCATTTATGTGAAGGGTGACAGAAGCAAATCAGTGTTGTTTGATGCCTGTAGGCTCGCAAAGGAATTGAGAAAACTGAAGGATGATCAAACGTGGGAGATGATGAGCAAAGTGTGGGTGGAACTGTTGTCCTACGCTGCCAGTCACTGCCGTGCAAATGCTCATGCTCAGGAGCTCAGTAAAGGGGGTGAGCTGATTACTTTCGTTTGGCTACTGATGGCTCATTTTGGATTAGGAGAACAATTTCGGATTGAGGCTGGGCATGCAAGAGCAAAATTGATCGTGGAAAAGTAG